Within Brienomyrus brachyistius isolate T26 chromosome 20, BBRACH_0.4, whole genome shotgun sequence, the genomic segment TTCCCCCATTTCatcttggggtttcctctgggtgctctacttcccccctcctccacccgaaaacatactgaggttaattggagttaccaaattgcctgtaggtgttcatgtgtgcgtgagtgtgccctgtgataggttggcgccccatcctgggttatttcctgccttgtacccatagcctccagaataggctctggaccccctgtgaccctgaataggacaggcagttacagaaaatgaatgaatgttcctGTCATGCCCTGTCCGTCAGACcttcctgtttcctctctaacaTGCCACACCTGTTTTCATTGTCCTACCCCCTGTTCCTTACCCTTGTGTGAATCACTTCCAGCTGCCTCTTGTTCACTCCTTCATTAGTTATGTGTTTAAATGCTCCCCAGTGCTGTGTTCCCAAGTCTATTTCTTCTTCAGTTTCATAAAACCCCTTTTATTTCACCACCCCACCTTCTCCCAAGTCCTACATCCTTCATCCCTCATCCCATGACAGTTGTTTTGAACCTCTGAGGCATATCCTGTTACTTTTTTTATGGTAAGAGGAACAGAATGATCCATTTTACACTTTCATGTATTGGTATGATCATGACATTATACAATATATAATAGTCAGGTTTATTCTGAGCAGTGCAGAAGTCATGAAGTCTTTGAACACATTTTTCCACCAATCATTACGTAAGTAAATCCTAACATAGTTGTCAGTGGTAGACACAGATATGACCTAAGGAAGTTTCAGCTTATTTGGTGATGCAATTGAGGTTTCAGCCATCGGAGTGAGACTGGGATTTGTGTTTCACCATTGATTGCTCCTAGTAGAGTTGGCACATTAGTGTGTCAGAAGTTTGTATGTGTAGGATTCTTTTCTTGGTGTTACTCATATTCGgaagctttttttttccaaaaactaCAGTTATTTTGCTGCACAAGAGTTTTCCGAGAAGGGCTGGAATAAGAGCAACCCTTCTGGATAGTTACTGATGTGGCTATATGGCTTGCATTAGTGAGTCACATCGAGCAAAATGTGTCACACTTCTGCAGCTTTTACCACGTATAGTTATATATAGGGAAAATAACACAAATCACACACCATTACCCTCCTAAGCTGAGAGTTGTTAGGTGGAGAACCGCCAGAGCACCAGTCTTAGCAGGCAGCATATTGGTTAAAGACATAATCTTCCAACCTGAATATTGCCTCTTCATATTCCAGGATGGGACCTTGTCGTCTAAACCCTAAGTGACATTTCTTAACATACAATCAACTggtaaaacatccatccatccattttccaaaccgcttatcctactgggttgcggggggtccggagcctatcctggaagcaatgggcacggaacagcccaggatggggggccagcccatcgcagggcacactcacacaccattcactcacacacgcacgcacacctacaggcaatttagtaactccaattagcctcagcatgtttttggactgtggggggaaaccccacaatgacatggggagaacatgcaaactccacacagatgtgacccagacggagactcgaacccgggtcccagaggtgtgaggcgacagtgctaaccactgcaccaccatgccgcccccgctgGTAAAACATCCAGCTGTGAAATTTACTCTATTTGGATAAAGAAGAGCCACAATTGAAACAAATACATGTAAAATAAACAGCCACCAAATTaactgtaaactctgctgtccTCATATCGAGTCATACAATGTAATCAGATTCGTATGAACAAATGTCAGTACACATCAAAGTTAAAAAACGTGTCTTAAAGATATTTTTAAGAGGATTCTGTGCATGTAATACTTtgttacttttataaatgaaatAGGGACAGCCCATAAATGTGAATAACACACATAAATTGAAATCAGTAACTGAATTACCATTGTTTTTGAATGGCACCAATTTTGGGTTAAAAGTAATAGAAATCACTTGTGACCATTTCAGTTTGTGTCTtccatatttgtttgtttaaactGCTTACAAATACAGCCATTAGTGAGTCACACAGCAACATCATTCTTACTTGCACGAATCCACTTATCTTGGAATCTTCCTAATTGAGCCTACCCTTTGAATTGTGAGCCGGAAGAATGACTCAAGAAATACTCACTTATTTGCGTTGCTTGTAAGCCAGGAAGATGACGTATAGACGGTAAAAATTCAGTATCACGACTAAGAAGTTCTTAATGGTATAAAAGAGCATTTGGAGAGCAATGTTGAAGTGGACCATTACTACAATTCGGACCAATAGGAAGGGGCCGTCCTGAATGAGGAGACTTTCCACGATATTCCATAGTGCAGTCTGGTGCCTCCTGAGGAATGAGACATTCTCAGACGCCTCTTCAGTCTTTGGGTTTACCACTAAACACCAAGCAAATGGAAAGCAATTGAGAAGTATTTCTTTAACAACTAGCAATGCAATTTCAGCAGCAGGCAGTCATGCATCAAGCAGAATTACCAGCTCTGCTATAAAGGATAAATTTTAAGGGGACGCTTAATCCAGGACACACATGACATAGTGACATATGACAATTTCTTTCACAACTGTAACCTAGAACTAGATCAAGTATGAACACATTTATTATATAACCATTGTCTTCACACCTTATCGCTTTATGTGCTTGGCAATCTGAAACACATAACGTCATGGTGATAACAGAGTATATATGGACATAGCCATATGCTTCAAGCTCTTTCATAGCTCTATATGAAAATGCACCAAAATCACAACCCAAGAATAAGGGGTTTGGCCTACTGGGTACTGAGCGGAACATCTGGAATCTGTATTTGGAGCAGAGTTTAATTCTGGGTGAGTAATGCATGTAATTCATTTCTGGGTAATTCATTTCAATGTAACACCAACATGCGCCCATTGCAAACAAATGCTAACAGACGTGCAAGAACGAACACAGAAGTAGGTCCCTTACGAAGAATGTGATAGTGGAAGGGGCAGTGGTCAGCTGGCGTGTGAAGGCCCACCTGAGAGATGGATCGGGAACTGCAGCATGCTCCACGTCCAGATGCCGAGAATGATGTACACAAGCTGAGGTTTATTCTCCCTGTCAAGAGACTCAGGCAGTGTTAATACACACATATTTGAAAAACAGTAGATGGAGGAGAATAATGCATCTGATGTGTGTGATAAGAAGACATTTTGTTTTATACAggcaagaaaacatttttatttcccaaaaccAGTATATAATAATGATGTGGGTTTGGCATTAAATGTGTGGGAAGTACAGTGGTTTTGGCAGAGTAATATCATCTAGCTGCAGATATTCTGTTCATAAGAATGTTGGCAGCTTGTTGGAAGGTTTCCAATTGTATATTCCCATTGCATTGTAGCATTAACATTACAAGATATTTATATTTACGCTAAATCCTTCACATAtttcaacagttttttttttctcacagaCTAATGGGATATGTCCGGGCCATCAGTGGCGACCAAGGAAGCTCACGTGACATCAGAAATGGTCTCGCTGGTAAACTCCAGGATGTCAGTGGCCGTGCCCATGAAAATGAGCAGGAGCTGGGAAAGCTCGTCCTTGGTGACCTTCACCCCGATGGGCATCAGGTGCTTTCCGACGATCAACAGGATGATCACGATTTGGTGCAGTGCCAGGATCCAGTCTTTGGGGCACACAGCGTTCAGTGCTTCCTGACAGTGTTAATGGGAATCCAAACAAGTATCACTCTGGAGGTCCAGTGATGGCCTTTCTGTAGGCcagcaaaataaataagaatttCCTAAGTAGTTGTTTATTGCATATCTCTAGACCTTTGCCCCAGAAAAGTGataattttgtgaatgtgctgcCCAAATGAAAAACGTCAGCATGACAGgtttgcattatttttctgaaaATATTGCAAATGTTTTATTGAAGTTTTCAGACTGTTACATAGATGTTTTGTTACTATTTCCGACAGTTAATTAAGAGATGCTGAGACGTTTGACAAAACAGGAAACTGgtgtaactggaaaaaaaacctgCATAAATTTTGGGGGCACGAGTAACTTAGTTACTTACTTGCtactcaagaacaaatcatgTACTAATATGGAATCTATGAACCATCatgactgattaatgatgaatgaacatgggatGAGTCCATAACTAACTACTcaatggttaattaatacattaagtaagagttTACTACTACATTTTTTGTGTCCCCACAAATAAAGTGCTACTCAAAAATGTATAtaactaaaaaaataaaatggaaagaaagaaagaaagaaagaaagaaagaaagaaagaaagaaaaaacgaACTTACAGTGGTGCTGTTAACACGTGTAGCATTGTGGAAAAGATTTCCAAAGTTACTTACAAATCATGTACTAATATGGAATCTATGAACCATCATGACTGAGTATATAACTAATtacccagatagcatcatgttattgtttcaacGCTGAGTAAcaagtatagttaaatgtgtTGAAttgtggtcagtgttaaattatcaacgTTGAATTGGAATTGATTTTTGAACAGATTTGCAATATTCAAAAATTGATGGTGCCAAAACTTTGATTCAttgttgatataaagtgacttttttttcaacattggAAATAAAATGCTGAGTCAACATCGATATTACTGAAAATATTGAACATTGAATCAATATAAGCCTGGGGATAATCAATCTACATTGATATATGATGAGTTTTTCAACATTGAGTCAATTTGTGCTCGGGGATGATCAATCAACGTTGATTCATCGTGAGTTACTCAACATTGAATCAATTTATGCTGGCGGGTGATCAATCAACATTGATTTATGGTAGGTTCTTCAACATTGAATCAATTTATGCTCAGTGGTGAAATCAATATTGATATAGGCATTTGTCTTTTTAGTGTGTATTAATTATGATAATATACAAACTACAATTTCACCGTTTTTTATTAAGAATATTACCTCAATGCAGACGATACGCGTTGTTTAATTCAGAGAAACCGAAGTAAAATATACAGGCGTGAGGCGGACGCGTTCTCACGCATGCGCAGTTCATCTGGTGGGCTTCTGGTTTAAACTGTGCCAGGAAAAGAAGCAGCACGTGAGAGAGCTCGTCAGACAATTATATGTGACTGTATTCTactttttaaaatgataaaaggGTTCCCACATGTGTCATGAATGTTTTATGTCATAAATGGATGTTTGTAGGTATATATCGCAGCCCCATTTAAAAGTTTGTTCTTTacataaattgtgttttttaatgACGAATTGCGCTGAGGTCTTAGCAATGGTAGTAGATGTTGGCTTACGTCGGCATTAGGGCTAAGCAATtaaatatggatttttttttatctcagtgTTTTAAGTAGATTATGTATTTGCTTATGCTCTTTTATTTCTCATTAGGTATTGTCCACACTGTTTCCATAAGGTTGGCTTATAGTGTACCTGCCAATATGATAGCTTTCTGTCGCATTTCCTAGCATGGGTGCTAATGCTGCCTTCACGCGCCATTTCGATAAGTTCCCGAGTTGAAATATCATTCGATAGCTCAGGCTCCGTCACGGAAGAtgtgtaattatttttaacGGTTCGACTCCTGTAAGAAGTTGCTTGTGTgcagtatttttatttataatctACCTACGCCCAGCATGTTTTAGAACAATTTTACCCAGAGCAGCTATTATTTGCTAGCGCGGTGCTGTGGTAACTGACACGAATTGTGGTCCCGCTATTTTTCATTAAGCTCCACTGCTAAATTACTTGATCAGAAGACACTCGTTCCGATTTGGCAAGTATTATTTTCGGGGAAGCATAGCAAGACAGTATGAGACAAGGGTTTTTCTAGTTGCATTCTACAAATGCAGTACTACAGACTTATTAGTTTAAACTTCAGAAATACTTTTTACACTTGCTTAAAAATCTTGCATGTTTAAAAGATttgcattttattgtttttctatttGTAGAGATTAGAGAATTACTGCACTTCCACTGTAAGATTTCACAGCTCTTTCAAAATGtcagtgtttttatttacattttacatgccATCCCAACAGTTTTGGAAATTGGATTTGTGTTAAAATCCCTTTTAAAATCAATtgcttaattataataattttaatttgtatttacagtgattttgTCCTCTAAATACAAATTGAAAGGGAGATGCTAATCCATTTTAGTAACAGTAGATCAAACAATTCAGCTATGTACTGTTGATCAATTATCTGTAAATCTTTAGCTTTGTTAAATCTTTAATGACAGCTTATTTTCTCTTCAATATCAGAAGCTCTACGGCACCACTACAAGGAAGTGACCCATCATATCTTCAGTGATGCTCTGAAGAAATGGCTACGATATGCACCAGAACGTCAGGGAGGTGCAAAGAGAAAATGGACAGAAGTGGGTGTGGGCAGGTTGGGGGGGTCAGTTAGGACTTCAATGTTTTTCTGATTGTTATCAAATTACTACCATTGTGCTATTTTtgtgtgaatatatatatataatgtgttatgaatgataaattgttttcattttgaataTTTGTACATGTTGTTTTTTATTAAGCTTTAGAAAGCCCTGCTGGATATAACAATTTAAACATTAATTCACTTATAAAACAATAATAACCCAATATTGATTCAACATACACTAATTCAACATTAAATCAATGGAGAAAGAAGTTGCCAAACAAGTGTTGAAACAACGTTGAAGCCTAATCATAAATGGTTAATTTTTTCAATTTTGGATAGATGGCCTTTTCAACGAGCAAGATCAATGCTAAATCAACATTGAAGATCAACGTTGTTTCAACCTCTTTGTCTGATATGGAATCAATGTCATTACAACATATGTGTGCTATCTGGGACATAATTTCAACATTAATTCACTTGTAAAACAACAATAACCCAATATTGATTCAACATGCACTAATTCAACATTAAATCAATGGAGAAAGAAGTTGCTAAACAAGTGGTGAAACAACGTTGAATCCTAATCATAAATGGTTTATTTTTCAATTTTGGATAGATGGCCTTTTCATCTAGTAAGATAAATGTTCAGATCAACATTGAAGATCAACGTTATTTCAACCTCTTTGATATGAAGTCTATGTTGTTTCAATATAGGTGTGCTGTCTGGGTActctctggttaattaatacattaagtaactTTACTACTACATTTTTTTGTGTCCCCACAAAGTACTacccaaaaatatatataatatgaccAATTTAGAGaactaaaatattaaaatggaaagaaagaaaacgaACTTACAGTGATGCTGTTAACACGTGTAGCATTGTGGGAAAGATTGTCCAGCTTTTTGCACTAAAATGACATTGCATTCATATGAGCTACATAAGCACAATGACGTAACAAAAATGTACAGGTTTTGCGCCTGTGTTAATGCAACTGGTGGTTAATTAAAGTTGCACAGCTATACACATTTGGTTGCTTCGATCAAAATATGTTGAGGAATATTCTCAGAAATTAAAGGAAATGCAAAAACTTTTCAGATGTAAAGTTGTCTTAGTTCAAATCCTGAATTACCTGATGTGCATTTGATTTGTCACTATAATGGTGTATTTCCAAAATCCACATAGACGGTATGATGCAGATGAGAAACAGCAAGATAGCTGGCGAGAACCTATTGGGTAAAACAATCAATCTGTATATGTTCACATGAGTTGTAACTACTGTacgtttgataaaaaaaaaaataaacacccaTAATGAGAGAAAACAGCAACACTGTTTTCGAGTTATCGGCTAACTCGGAGCACATAATTCAAGCCTAATTATCATCATCATATTTCTCGGTGTAAGAAACTGCTGAGTTTATATATGCAACAACGCAAAACCCGGCAGAATATCATCTTTGAAAACTATGGTCGTAACTTAACGTAAAAGAAAAGTCGCCTTACCACGTATAATCCATTCCCGTTCTTCTCTTCAAAGTTACAATGATTTCTAAAATAAGTGGCAAGCAGAGAATGATCAGTAACCAATACTGGTCACTTTGTTTAACCAATGTAACTCTCCATACTGCGATAAGTGAAATGAGAATGAATAGTGATCTAATAATAACTGCACATAGAAACTTAAGTACTGccatttttaatgtaatgtgTTTAATAAACCAGTATACAATGGCTTCAAAATTGTTCTTAAATGGGCTGTATTTGTATACTTTAAGCCTGACGTAAGAGCTGTCTGCCCCACCCCCTCATTACAGCCGCTGATAAGGCATTAGGTTCTTCTATGATTGTTATTATCCATTCTCAGCAAATGTCAACTACACGAACTTGGGGTGGTATTATCTAAGCAAGGAGAGgaaccatacatacatacatatttacAAATACTGAAATTCAGTTAATGCATAATTCCCTAGGCATCCGGACTGTTTGCTTTGGTTTATTGAAACAGGTAGGCTAAGTAAACAGGGCTGCAATACTTTCGGTGTTCACAGTCTAATTCATCCATTCAAAAAGTGTTTAATTGAAATAGTCAAGCGCGTACTGTTGCACCTTCCCTAGTGCTGTAAAAGTCATGATACTGTTTAGATTAAGTTCTTTTTCGTTTGCGCTTCTTTAGTTTCTgacatgaaaaaaatgtttgtttacatggtgacgtGACCATCGTGAATTTGGATCAGACTGCTTTAATCCATAAACAATTTACAAAGTTCTCAATCGCAGCTTTTACAGAAACTCTGAAGTACCCCGCAGTCAGGGGTGGTTCGATCTCGAGGGAGGCGTGGTCTACGCGATGTACCTGGCCAATAACAGATAGCATGCACAGCTTTATAACTCAACCCACCTACAGGCAGACCAAATACTTGGCGTCTCCTGACTTCTTTAATTGAACAGACACATCTGAATGCAAAACAATCCGTTCTCCAATTTCCCTTTGTGATTGGTCTAGtaaaattgaaattgaaaactaccgttttattatttatttcgtTGATAGAGCAGGCCCACACAGGCTCTGTATCAGGATAAAaacttatataaaaaaaagctCTTCGGTTTTACGGTTGTCTGTATCCCACCGACTGTGTAGACCTTGGATAGCGCTAAAAATGCCAGTTCTGTTTTGACAAGTGTGACCTGCGTTTTTATAAAACCCATGAACATAAATATCAGCCTCATGCGGATAGTATATCCACAGACATTTGTATAATTTTTAGTCATGTTCAAATACTGTCCATGTTTCTTTTTGATCGAAGCAACCGAAAGTAATTCTTGGAGAAGAAAAATTGTCCTGTTTGAGAAAATTGCATTTCTTCGTTGAACTTGAGGGCAAAGCGTAATTTAGATGGTCGCAAAAAACGTCAATATGT encodes:
- the tmem26b gene encoding transmembrane protein 26b isoform X4; its protein translation is MAVLKFLCAVIIRSLFILISLIAVWRVTLVKQSDQYWLLIILCLPLILEIIVTLKRRTGMDYTWFSPAILLFLICIIPSMWILEIHHYSDKSNAHQCKKLDNLSHNATRVNSITEALNAVCPKDWILALHQIVIILLIVGKHLMPIGVKVTKDELSQLLLIFMGTATDILEFTSETISDVTENKPQLVYIILGIWTWSMLQFPIHLSVVNPKTEEASENVSFLRRHQTALWNIVESLLIQDGPFLLVRIVVMVHFNIALQMLFYTIKNFLVVILNFYRLYVIFLAYKQRK
- the tmem26b gene encoding transmembrane protein 26b isoform X5, yielding MAVLKFICAVITRSLFILISLIAVWRVTLVKHSNQYWLLIILYLPLILEMIVTLKRRKGMDYTWFSPAILLFLICIIPSMWILEIHHYSDKSNAHQCKKLDNLSHNATRVNSITEALNAVCPKDWILALHQIVIILLIVGKHLMPIGVKVTKDELSQLLLIFMGTATDILEFTSETISDVTENKPQLVYIILGIWTWSMLQFPIHLSVVNPKTEEASENVSFLRRHQTALWNIVESLLIQDGPFLLVRIVVMVHFNIALQMLFYTIKNFLVVILNFYRLYVIFLAYKQRK
- the tmem26b gene encoding transmembrane protein 26b isoform X3; the protein is MAVLKFICAVITRSLFILISLIAVWRVTLVKHSNQYWLLIILYLPLILEMIVTLKRRKGMDYTWFSPAILLFLICIIPSMWILEIHHYSDKSNAHQCKKLDDLFHNATRVNSTTEALNAVCPKDWILALHQIVIILLIVGKHLMPIGVKVTKDELSQLLLIFMGTATDILEFTSETISDVTENKPQLVYIILGIWTWSMLQFPIHLSVVNPKTEEASENVSFLRRHQTALWNIVESLLIQDGPFLLVRIVVMVHFNIALQMLFYTIKNFLVVILNFYRLYVIFLAYKQRK